From the genome of Setaria viridis chromosome 1, Setaria_viridis_v4.0, whole genome shotgun sequence:
ATTTAAATAAATTTGTAACTTGAAAAACTTGTACTCCTCTATTCACATGCTGCCAAGTAAATAATTTGTTTTTGGTTATTGTTTCTCATTGTCAAATGCAGGAACATATACCCGTTACACAGCTTGTACGAGAGACTGCTGCTGTTATGCAGGAGTTCACGCAATCAGGGTATGTTACTAGACTTGGTACCTTACTTTGGTGTGTATAAATATAAGTTGCATTTGAATTTTAATACCCAAACTATTAACTATTAGGATATGTTGATAGCATGATGACATTAATGAATGTGTTATTTTGGCTGCTTGTTAATTCCTTAAGGTTTAGGTGGTTGGCTACTTCAGTAACCAAACAAGTCAGCCAGCGTCATACTTGAAATATGGAATATATAAACATTTAGTAGCCATCTTAACATCTTCTGATAGCTTGACCAAAAGTGAGATTACTGAGATACACCATCAGGTTTAAAAACACATAATGGCTTCTATTGTTTGGTTTTTATGGTGATTAATTAATGGAAGCCTGAAGAGAACTCTTACTCCTTAATGATAGATGTATGCTAATGTATTTTACTTGTGAACCTTGTTTGTTTCAGTGGTGTAAGACCATTTGGAGTATCGCTGTTGATTGCTGGATATGATGACAATGGCCCGCAGCTGTATCAGGTATGCTGAAGGAGCTACTAGATAGAAACCTATTCATTTTTATTCCCCTCATTTTAGCTTAATTTGACATGATGGTCCATATCTCAATGACAACCTGACAAATGTATATCCTGTTTCCTTGTATCAAGTCATAACTTACAAGAGATAACAGTTATTTGCTTATAAAATGAAAATTCTCTACTTTTGGCATTTTGGGCTAATACTTCGCCATCATACTGTATCAGCAGCAAGATTGCTGACATTGTTGAATGTTTATTCAGGTTGATCCCTCAGGATCATACTTCTCCTGGAAAGCATCAGCTATGGGGAAAAATGTGTCCAATGCAAAGACGTTTCTTGAAAAGAGGTATGCGTATTCTCGACATGGTGTACCACTAATGTTGAGCAATACTAGATATTGTTATGACTTGGAGCTGCTGATAATTTTCTTCCATACATTTGTATATAAATTTCAGATGACTTTATATGCCTGATTGATTAATAAAAGCAGCACATGTCATAATAATTCATCTTTTTTGCCCCAAGGATTATGAATTCACTTGTAGACGTATAacctttatttatgttttcattgTAGATACACAGAAGATATGGAGCTTGATGATGCCATCCACACAGCAATTTTGACTCTGAAAGAAGGGTATGCCATTCCACTTGTAATTGCTTACTGTTGAAACATCCTTAGTTACTAACTGGTTCTGGATCTGGACTTGCAGATATGAGGGGCAAATTTCCTCCAACAATATTGAAATTGGAATTATTCGAGCTGACCGTGAATTCAAGTATGTTATACAGACTCAATTTTAGCATCCATTTTTTAGCATGATTCATTGTTCCACTGCCTCATCCAATGATTAAATGTGGCATTGCTCCCTATCTTATGAGGATGTTCTTTATTGGTTCACTTCCTCACTTGTTATCATGGAACGCCTGTTGAGGGATAGTTAAAATTTACAATTCTCTCAGTCTTGTAGTTAGTGAAACATATATCTTTGTGGGTTGTAGAATTTGGGTCTTATATGCTTGTATTCACTCTGCTTTTACTGTTGCAACACTAAAACTAGTTAATGATTCCTTGCTACAATCAGATGGTTTACTGAGAACTAATACTTTCCATACAAAATGCAGAGTTCTAAGCCCATCAGAGATCAAGGATTTCTTGGAAGAGGTGGAGTAAACCTGGTCATGATTTACTGTGTCAAACAACGAAAGCATCACTTATAAGCAGCCGGCCTGAagcttttcttttggttttatTTGTCACTCACTGTAAACTGATTTGCTCCAGTGTCTTGTGATGCTTACATTGGAACCCTCGTGGATGCATATTGTAGACAAGAAAGTTAACGTCAGGTGGGTTGATGTTGTATTTGACCTACTCCCTGCGGCTTATTTATGTGATGCACGGTTCTTGTGTACCCTATCGATGCAGGGGGTTTAGTTTCTTGTGGTATTTTGTATTTGGTATCGTTCCTGCAAGTCACCGTAGCATTGCAGATTTGCTTGTGTGACTGGATTTCGTGGTTGCAAAAATCAAGTTCGATAGACGCAATAGCCATGGGCCATGGTCTCCAGTTGCACTGTGGGCTTAATAAGTTGTCATAATCTGATGAGCCGGTAGTCTCGGTGCATGAGGCTTCTTGCAGTGTGTCCCAAATTTTAGTACCTCGAAATTCCTCTTCATATAACCAAACACGTCCCGAATTTTAGTACCTAGAAATTCCTCTTCGGGGTGACAAACACAAGTAGGATCGTTTCATCCTAAAATCAGACTCTAAACCAAACACAGGGTTGTAGATTTGGAGCTTGACACAAAACACaagtgggatcgtcccatcCAAAAAGTTCATGGACAATCCCATCCCACCCATGTTGTGCTTTACTGAACCTTCTTGTGGATCGTAAGGTGCGGCCGTTTATAGTACATCATCATGGTTCATTGGCAACGTGCGTCCTACTGGATGAATCTCGAAGGAATTTTGAATGACTCAAATTCCCATCATTCCATGGAGTGAGAACTGAAGACTGATACCTATGGGTCGTCCTTATGCTTATTTGGCACTACTTTGAGACTCGTTATTGGTGAATTAGTAGATTAAATTATGAGGGTGGTGTTGTGGTGATAAAAGTCGTGGCATGGATTAATATTTAATAGGTTGGAGAGATCAAAGATGTCAGATGCGTACATTGTCACTGCCCATTATCCTTCTACAATCTCGTATTGTCTTTCAGCTCTGTTCCTCCTCCCTTCAGCAATCAGTACATTATCCTTCTACATCGCCTTCAGTATATTGCCTGACAGATCTGATGCTGATGGGGGGCGATTTCAATTGGTCCAGAAAAGAGTAATTCTGTACTGTAACCCTTGCCGTTTTGTAATAAAAATAGCACAGAATATCGATGCAAATCGCAGAAGTTTACAGTGACCTGCACAAAACTTGCCGAGACAGTAGGCTGGAAGAACCCCGATCTCCGTCTTCCTTCctgtggccgccgccgtccctctcCGTTCTCCCTTATAAACCGCCTCACCAAACCCGACGGATGGGGTGGTGCTCCCCGTCCACTCCCCGGCAGCTCCTCTCCACGGCCTCCCTCTTCGCCCTCGGCGCGGGCCTCCTCGCCTACGGCATCCACCTCTCCTACGTCAACATCGAACcccagcgcgcgcgcacgcTCGCTCGCGACCAGTTCGTCCGCGACTACCTCCGCAAGAAGCACGACAAGTAGCCCGCCCCCGGGCCCCGGCCCGACGCGCCCGATCGCTCAGTACTCTGAGACGATGGCGGCCCTGGCTCCAGCGAGCTCGGGCGGTGAGTCCGTTATCGCGGAGGTGGAGATGAACGCCGGCACCGATCAGGACGCCGGCACTGTTCGGGTCACCGTCGTGCAGGCGGCGTCCGTGTTCTACGACACCCCTGCCACTCTCGGTGCGTGCAGCTTTGCTCTTCCCCCGTTGTCGCTGTAGTTGTTGGAGTAGCGCGCATGGTGTTCGATTCATTGTCTCGCCCGTGTGGCGGTCTTGATCAGTGCTGCGCGCGCGAGGTGATTGCTTGCTTGTCTCGTCAAAACTAGCTTTGTGAATTGTGTTCAGTGATGGATCGTAGTCGTAAAACTGCACGGAGAAAATTGTTTAATTGAATTGTGACAGTGTCATTATATGGTGATTCATTTCTCAAATACTGTACCGATTGTTTGACATGGTGGCATCTGCTTCAAGGAGACATTGTTCTCTATAGTGATCTTAGATATATGGATGGAGCAGTAGGTTTTCTCAGGGTTAATGAGCATGAGCTATACGGGATAAGGAGTTGATACTGCCTTTTCTTAGATAGTGGTGGGTGAGTTGTGTGGACAGTTTTACTTGCTTGGAGGATTAGGTATTTCAGGTGCGATACACAGGCATTTAAATAAAATCTTTATCTGCATACTATTATGTGCCACCTCAGTTCCTACCCAGTACTGGAGtcacaattttttttacaataaTCCTTTTATCAGCCTTTTAAGTCTGATAGCTTTGGAGATGAGGCATTTTGTAAATTTCTTCAATGATTTGTACTACAGATAAAGCAGAAAAATTGATGGCGGAGGCAGCTGGATATGGTTCACAGTTGGTTTTATTTCCAGAAGTCTTCATTGGTGGCTATCCTCATGGGGCTACCTTTGGACTCGTTGTTGGCAATCGCACTGCCAAGGGAAAGGAAGACTTTCGGAAGTATCATGCATCAGCCGTAGATGTGCCTGGTATTCTAAAATGATGTTAATGTATCAATGTTTATTTTTCACCAATGTACGCATCTGTTATTTCTAGGAAGCACTTTGTAAACATTTCAATATTTGATGGATGCAGGCCCAGAAGTATCCCGCTTAGCTGCATTAGCTGGAAAATATAAGATTTTTTTGGTGATAGGGGTGGTTGAAAGGTCAGGATATACACTTTACAATACAGTGCTCACCTTTGATCCCCTGGGAAAATACCTAGGGAAGCACCGTAAGCTCATGCCTACCGCACTGGAACGAGTATTTTGGGGGTTTGGAGATGGATCTACAATACCTGTCTATGATACTCCTCTTGGAAAAATCGGTGCCCTCATTTGCTGGGAAAACAGAATGCCACTTCTCAGGACCGCCATGTATGCTAAAGGTATTTCTGTTTCTTGCTTAGCTAAGTACAGTATCTGAAACAAAGTGCAGGAACATAATTTGGAACCATAAGGTGTAACTGCTGAAATGCACCACATGCACAGATGCACTTGAGTTAATCTTTCATACCCGAGTCCTATGTTTACAGGTGTTCAGATATATTGTGCTCCCACTGTTGATTGCGTGACAAGTTGGCAGGCTTCTGTGACACATATTGCCCTTGAAGGGGGATGCTTCGTGCTGTCAGCAGTGCCGTTCACCCGCAGAAAGGACTATCCTCCCCCTCCCGAGTATACATTTGGTAGCCTAGAGGAAGAGCCATCCCCGGAATCTGTTGTTTGTTGTGGAGGGAGTGTCATCATTTCACCATCTGGAACAGTGTTGGCAGGTCCCAACTATGAAGGCGAGGCCCTCCTCACAGCTGACCTGGGTAAGAAACCAAGGAATTCAAATACATTCCAGGCAAAATATCCCAGTATACATTCATCATATGCATTAAGCATTATGACATGGTAGGTTAGTTATGTGCTTGCATTCCAGATAACAGTATCATatgtttcgcaaaaaaaaatgataacaGTATCATATGCATTAGGGCACGCATAATTCTCATTGGAAATTGCCTGGTATGGTTCACAGACCTTGGAGAGATCGTTCGAGCCAAGTTTGATTTCGACGTGGTGGGCCACTACTCGCGACCAGAGGTGCTGAGTTTGGTGGTGAATACCGATCCAAAATCTGCTGTCTCCTTCGCTTCCGACGCAGAGAAGACTTTTGCTGGAAAGAGGGATGACGTTTCGAAGACCTAATGACCACACATCTTTAATCGCCTTATACAACAAATTGCAAGTGGCCATTGCATCACAATAATTGTGGGCTTTCTGTTGTACGTTTGCGAATAAACTGTTATGTTCAGGACGGTGGATCTTATCCTAAGGTCTGGCTTAAAAGTCATGTCTATTTTCTGGCGCTGTCGCTTCGTGAAAATCGGGACAAAGAAGTCCCATCGTCTTCGTGCCGATTTGCGAGTAATGCTATTTTGTTGTCAAATGATAATTGATCGGCCACTTGGACAGTGATGGGTTTGGTTCTATCAGTCCGCTCGATGTGGTCAAGATAGTGAGCCTGCAAAGGTCGTGTGGGTCGAAAACGACCATCACCTTGTCCTCAAGCATCACACTGTCTATTTTACTTCGTTCTCTTCATCTGGACCAGTGTAATAATCCCGTAAGCAAAAAGGAACAAGAAAAATGATCATGGGAACCATTGCCTGAAGCATGTCATGAGATCGCGACGAATCACCATTTTTTCTTAACAGCCATCAGACACACCAAAGATGTTATAAATGTTGCAAATGCACCTAAAAACATTCAACAAAAAAGTTAGTTTCTTTACTGACTTCGTCCTTACAAGGCTGATTTTCTACTACTCTCTTCTTTACTGACTGTACAACTTACAAGTAGACATGTTTTCCCGTCCACCATCTTGGAATCTCACGTGATCTTGAACCAAAGGAAacgaaaagaaaaacagaaactGGGAAGAAAAGCCTAGAAGCGTCGTGATAGAACGCTCCTCTTCCGGCCTTACTGTACTTGCCTTCCCTCGCCCACCATCCAAACAAAAACCGAAGAGAAGCCACACGCACGCGCACAAGGCACAAGCACAAGTCCACTGGCGATCCACTCCCCCGCGCGCTCGTCGCCTCGTCCCCACCTCCGCTTCGTCCCCGAGCAAGTGGCAGTAGCAGGCCCACACGGATGGCTCTGGTGACATCGGGCTCGGGCGGCGGGCCGGTGATCGCCGAGGTGGAGATGAACGGCGGCGCCGACCCGAGCGCGACCACAGTGCGCGCCACCGTCGTGCAGGCCTCCACCATCTTCTACGACACCCCCGCCACTCTCGGTACGCACGCGCTCGCGCTCCCCCTCTTCTCCGACTTTGAGTGCTTGTAGGGACGTTTGCGCGCGCGCTTGTTTGCGGTAAATTAGTAGGTGCCTGTTGTGCCTGTACCTGTATGAAAGGTGTTCGTCCCATTGCCTCTGTCGCGCGCTCTAAGCTGGGGTCGCGGGGATGTGATGGCCCGCCGGCATAATGTGATTATGCGATCGATAGATGTAGGCGAAAAGGGTGCAGATTCGCACAAGAGGCTGCATCTATGGTCTTGTGATGGAACGCGCCTGACCGAGAGATGTAGGAGCTCAGAGTGGAGACTAGCACCGCCTCTTTTAGCTCATTAGAGTCGAAATTTGATCACTAATGTCAGCATTAAGGCTTCCTTGACTTCAAAAGTATGGAAGTTCTATTTGCCACATTTCAATGGAGGATCTTTAAGCAGCACACACATACTAAAGTTTAAGGTCAAAGTTTAACTAAGCTAGCAGGCAGTAGAGGAAGTTTTGGTGTGGGCATATATGTCATTTTTTTTAAGCTTATTGTTTGCTTCAGTTGTTGAAAGAAACTGCCGCCAGTGTGATCTACATGAAATGCTTTTTTCCCCTACTAAGCCAAATAAAAGTTTTCAAAAGCAAAAGATGCATTGCAGTTACACTATCGAGTTTTGCTGTTGTAGTATGCAGTGTTCTGGCCACTGTGCCAAGTTCCATACGTTCGTCACATCCAATCAATGCAATTGCCTGGGAGAGGAACAGGAATGGATGATTTTTCTGCTTTTACCTGCATATCAGCATACGATGAAGTATTGTACTAATATTGTTGGGAAGATAAAGTGTATTTCAATAAACTTATCCATATGGGTTTGTTGTCAAATACTATTTTCACTACAGATAAAGCAGAGAGATTGATAGCAGAGGCTGCTGGGTATGGTTCACAGTTAATTGTGTTTCCGGAAGCTTTTATTGGAGGCTATCCCCGTGGATCCACT
Proteins encoded in this window:
- the LOC117863525 gene encoding proteasome subunit alpha type-2; amino-acid sequence: MGDSQYSFSLTTFSPSGKLVQIEHALTAVGSGQTSLGIKAANGVVIATEKKLPSILVDETSVQKIQALTPNIGVVYSGMGPDFRVLVRKSRKQAQQYYRLYKEHIPVTQLVRETAAVMQEFTQSGGVRPFGVSLLIAGYDDNGPQLYQVDPSGSYFSWKASAMGKNVSNAKTFLEKRYTEDMELDDAIHTAILTLKEGYEGQISSNNIEIGIIRADREFKVLSPSEIKDFLEEVE
- the LOC117863518 gene encoding bifunctional nitrilase/nitrile hydratase NIT4; the encoded protein is MAALAPASSGGESVIAEVEMNAGTDQDAGTVRVTVVQAASVFYDTPATLDKAEKLMAEAAGYGSQLVLFPEVFIGGYPHGATFGLVVGNRTAKGKEDFRKYHASAVDVPGPEVSRLAALAGKYKIFLVIGVVERSGYTLYNTVLTFDPLGKYLGKHRKLMPTALERVFWGFGDGSTIPVYDTPLGKIGALICWENRMPLLRTAMYAKGVQIYCAPTVDCVTSWQASVTHIALEGGCFVLSAVPFTRRKDYPPPPEYTFGSLEEEPSPESVVCCGGSVIISPSGTVLAGPNYEGEALLTADLDLGEIVRAKFDFDVVGHYSRPEVLSLVVNTDPKSAVSFASDAEKTFAGKRDDVSKT